The DNA segment TTCTTGTTCCGTGGAGAGATAGTTGAACAGGATACTGGGATATTGCGCCGGATCGGAGGATTTGATTTTTACATGACCTCGAATATCCGTATTCATTGGGCCCACATGGACTTGATATCCATGTCCGGTATTTGGGGCAGAGCCATCGTAACGAATGGCGATAGGGAGAAAATGGTACTGGAGGTTGGGATATTTCACATTCTCGTTGCCTCGGATAAATCCACCGGCTTCGAAATGATTCGTTGCAGCTTCTCCTTTGCCAGCCAACAGCCACTTGAGTCCGATGAGAGGCTGGTTGTACCATTTGAGAGCGGGATACATGCTGACAGGTTTTTTACAAGCATATTGAACATAGAGTTCAAGGTGATCCTGAAGATTTTCGCCGACACCCGGAAGATTCTGAACAACATCAATTCCGAGAGAAGAAAGTTCTTCTCCGTTTCCAATTCCGGAAAGTTGCAGTAATTGAGGAGAGTTGATAGCTCCACCGCAGCTTATTATTTCACCAGCGTAGGCTTTGAATGTTTTTTTGCCTCGGGTATATTCCACGCCAACTGCGCGCTTTCCTTCAAAAAGAATACGCGTTGTCAGAGCTTTGCATTTGACAGTCAGGTTTCGACGTTTTTTTACTGGGTGAATGTAGGCGCGAGCGGCATTCCACCGACGACCTTGAAACGTGTTGCGATCAAATTTGCCGAATCCTTCCTGTTGGTATCCGTTAACATCTTTAGTCAGAGGATACCCCGCTTGCTGAACCGCATCGAAAAAGGCTCCAAACAGAGGATTATCATTTTCTGGTGTTGTTAAGTAGAGAGGACCAACAGCTCCTTGATATTCATCAGCACCGGATGTGTGGCATTCGAAACGCTTGAAATACGGAAGGCAGTGGGAGTATGACCAGTTCTCAAGCCCATCTTCCTGAGCCCATTTTTCATAGTCCAGGGCATTTCCTCGGATGTAGATCATTCCGTTGACACTACTGGAGCCACCAAGCACCTTGCCTCTTGGCTGATAGATGCGTCGATTATTCATGTAGGGTTCCGGTTCGGATTCATACCACCAATTGTAGGTTTTCCCTGCAAGGGGATAGGTAAGGGCAGCGGGCATATGAATTCTGAAATCCAATTTGAAGTCTGGATATCCAGCCTCAAGCACAAGAACTTTATTTTCAGGGTTGGCACTCAAACGGTTTGCCAAGACTGAACCTGCGGATCCACCACCGACGATAATGTAATCATACTGCTTCATGTTTTTTCTCTTTAATTGCTATTTGTCGTTTTCTAGAAGGAAGGCTGCATCCGATTCTTGAATGGAGGGTGTCTTATGCTCAACACATTGCCGCAATAGAACATAGTGATGTCCAATAAACGACAAGGCCCGCATCAGTTCTCCCTGAACAATGGCGTTGGCTGTGTCACACCAATTCGTGGCGGCTTTTTTTCGGAAGATAGGGTTTTCATATAAAGCGTAGTCGTAGGAGCTAAATCCCATTTGAATGGCGTTCATGACCCATTCAAAAAGGGGATTCTGGGCCATTTGAGCCAACGTGATATTTAACTGCCTGTCTAATTCTCCACTCGTTATGAGGTCTGGAGTTGGCTCAGTGAGCATGTCTTTCAACTGCAGAGCCTTTGTTAGGAGTGCTTCTTTTTCTGCTTGCGTCGCTTGGGCCATGGCCATTTGGGTGATTGTTCTGTCGAGAGACTCACGAAACTCAATGACTTTTTCAGGAGCAATAGGGTGTTGTTTTAAGAAAAGAGCCAAAGATTCAGAAACATTGCTCACATCAAGCTGGCGAACATACGCTCCACCTTTAGCGCCTTTTTTCACTTCAAGAAGCCCTTTTTGTTTCAGGATTTTGAGCGCTTCGCGCACAACGCCGCGTCCAGTGCCAAATTGTGATTGCATGCCTCTTTCGCTGGGTAATCGTTCGCCTGGAGCAAGTCGGCCATCCATGATTGCAGCTTCAATTTGCAATGCTATTTCTTCACTGGCTCTTCCAGCCTGGACAGGAAGGAAAAGAGAACTCTTTTTATTTTCTGGATTCAATGGTGCTACCTAAAGGATGTTTTTTCGGCATTTATGAGATATAAACGTAATTTTCCCCGTCTTTGGTAGTACCATTCTATGGAAAGGATTAAAAAAGGTCAAGGGGGCACGTCCTTATATTCTTTCCGAAAAAAGAAATATAAGGGTTATTATGTGAAAAGTATTTCAATGACGAAGTGTTATGAGAATTGTACGGAGGATGTGAACAGACTTTGGGGAAGAGGCAACATGTACTCTCTGTTTCGTGTTAATAGGTTGAGCCCAGGAATTGAAAAGAATGGTACGACCAAAAAAGTGGGCTTCTACAGAGGGGGTGTGAATACTCTTTTGATAAACCCAAGTCTCTGTAAGAAAATATAAATTTATGTGATGGGGTGAGATGAGCGGTAAAGAAAAAAAAGACCGCAGTTAAAATCACTGCGGCCTTTTTTTGTTGGATGGAAGAAGATAAAATGGTTACCAGATAGAACGTATCTGGACCCCCTCGTCTTTCATGTATTGCTTGAGTTGAGGGATTGTATAATCCCCGTAGTGGACAATTGAGGCAATCAGTGCGGCAGAGGCGCGTCCTTTTGTCACAGCTTCAACCATGTGTTGGGGACTACCAGCCCCTCCGGAAGCAATAACGGGAATGGTCACAGCTTCGGAAATAATTCTTGTTAATTCAATGTCATAGCCAGTTTTTACACCGTCAGCGTCAATGGAGTTGAGGCAAATCTCACCAGCACCGAGAGCCTCTCCTGTTTTGGCCCATTCGACGGCATCAAGTCCCATGTATTTCCGTCCACCGTGGATAACTATCTCAAAGCCGGATGGAATCTCGTCTGACACATCTACTCGTTTGACGTCCATGCCCAAGACAACGCATTGTGCGCCAAATCGAGCAGCTCCTTCGCTGATGATGTCTGGATTCTTGACTGCTCCAGAATTGACTGAGACCTTTTCAGCACCGGCGAGAAGTACATCACGCATATCATCGACAGTATTTATACCTCCACCTACAGAAAATGGGATGAAAATCTGAGAGGCGACTTTTTCCACGACATCCAGGAAAATTCCACGGGCCTCATGGGAGGCTGTGATATCATAAAAGACAATTTCGTCGGCGCCTTCCTCGTAATATTTTTTGGCTGTCTCAACAGGATCGCCAATGTCGACATTGCCCTCAAATTTAATACCTTTGGTTAGCCGTCCGTTTCGAACGTCGAGACAGGGAATGACTCGTTTACTCAGCATCGGCGGCCTCCTGACAATAATTGTAGAAGTTTTTGAGAAATTTCAAACCGGGGCGCCCACTTTTTTCCGGATGGAACTGGACTGCCCACAATCCTTCCCGGCCGTGAACGGAGCAGAAGTCGATTCCGTATCGGGTTGTCGCGATTACATATTCTTTGGCAGGGGCAGGGAAATAACTGTGCACAAAGTAAAAATCTGCGTCAGGATCTATCCCTGCAAAAAGGTCGCATTCCTGTTGTAGCTCGACTTGGTTCCATCCCATATGGGGGACGCGGATTGGAATATTTTCATAATCTACCCAAGATGGATTGAAAAGGCGGCATTCGCCGGGGATGATTTCAAGTGCTTTTGTATTATTTTCTTCACTGTAATCCAAAAGTATCTGGCAACCGACACAGATGCCAAGCACCGGTTTTTTTTGCCAGATCAAGCTCTTGATAACTTCATCCAGGCCCGCTGAGTGCAATTCTTCCATGGCTTGCCCGGCTGCACCGACACCAGGAAATATGATCCCGCTGGCATCATTCAATTCGTCGGGGTCGTTAGTGATCTTATTCGGGATACCAAGGCTCTGAAGAGCTCGATGTACGCTAGTTTGATTTCCCGCTTTGTAGTCAAAAATGGCGAGCATGTGTCCCTCCGATAAATTTGTCTTCATATGACCACCTAGTAAAAAAAAGTTCGGAAAACAAGGGTTTTTTCGATTTTCAGATTTGTTTATCAAACGGTGTCTTTTGTCAGGGAGAGGTCTGAGGACTCATGATTTTGTTTGGAGCAGAACCTTGTCTGTTCTGTGAGGCTTGTTGAGGGCTGTTTTGGATTGGTGTAATTGGAAACATCGGCGATGCTGTGGTGTCTTTGGATAAGGAGGAAGCTGGCACCGACTTCCTTTCACTAATGCATGCGAAAAGGAATCAGGGAAAAAAAGAAAGAAGCGAGGGCTTATTTTGCCAGGATGCGTAAGAGAAGATCACCTGTGAGTGGGCCAAGCTTTCTGCCAAGCCCCTTGAGACGAATGGGTCTGCCGACGACAAAATCTTCAGGGAGTGTGACTTCAATCGTCTTAGGCCCCTCTGTAAATTTTTGTTCCACAGAGATGCGAACCTTTCGTCCAGGCATGAGATGTGTGGCTGAAAAGTGGACCGTTTGTTCATGGTCCATCTGGTGCTTGAGCCATGATTTGATGGAGCCAGAAACTCCTTTGGTAAAATCAAGGTTGAGAGTACGATCTCCCCAATGGAGTTGGAGTTTCCTTTTTTTGAGCTCCAGTGGTCCCTTGTAACCCGGCTGTTTTGTTCTGATTTGACTATAAATATCCTCAAAGACTTTCTTCGCGAAGGGGTCATTGAGTATTGTCTTAAGAACCTCTTCTTCCTTGTAGTAAAATTTCTGGTGTTTTGAGCGGGTTGATTCTGTTCTTGGTTCAGCCTTGGGGGGTGTCTGCTTTTGCTGCTGTGCGTATTCTTTGGCTCCTTCCGCCTGTGTTTTTTGAGCTTTATGTGAAGTTTTTCGATTTTTCGTTTTATTTTGGTGCTGCTTTTCCAGTAGCCCCTTGGCTATAACATATGCTTCATTTATTTCCCGAAATTTTATACTCGCGCCAGGGGTTGAGTTGAGATCGGGATGATATTTGAAGGCCAATTTTCGAAAGGCGGATTTGACTTCATCTAATCCAGCCCCGGATTTGATGTTGAGTATTCGATAACATTCCTGAAGTGTCATGGACAAAGCCTCATAATTAATCGTCAGAAATCAAAGCATTGGGAGAGCAATCAGGATCATACCGCAAAAGCTCTTCATCTCGCAAATACTGTTTTCCTTGGCGAACGAATTCATCATGTCCTGATTTTGGATTTACTCCAGGGCAATATTCCTGGATCATTTCCCAGCTTGAAGCATCTATGAGATTACCTCGAAAATAAGGCCAAGCTCGACAAATATCGGGTCTTCCCGGATGGACTCCGCAACCTTCCTTGAAGAAGAAACAGTACCCGTCATTCCCTGTGATCAAGTGGAGTTTTCCTCCTCGTTTCTCACTGTATCGAGCAATAAGTTCTTCCACATCGATATTTAGGTGCGCAGCAAGGCGGATGCGATCTTTCTCAGTCAGCACAATTCCACCCTCACCATGACAGCAGTGGCCACACATTTTGCATTCAAAAGCAGGTTTTTTCATTGTCTCATTCCCAGGCGTCGCAATTCAACTTTAAGACATCGGTTTTCAACCACAGTGATGCCGCTTTTATGCAAGATATCACGAGCCTCGGAACTGGATATACCAGACTGCATCCAAAAGCATCCAGGGGAGGGGGACATCTCAAGCGCCTCCTGAGCATGCAGAGGACAGGCGTCGGCATGGCGAAAGACATCAATAATATCAACAGGAATAGGTATCTCTTTGATTGATTTGTACGTCTTGAGTCCCCACACATCTTTTCGGTTGGGGTGGACCGGTATAATATTATATCCCATCGCAATCATTTCACGAGCGACCCCATTTACTGGTCGGTTGGGTTTATCAACTGCACCCACTATGGCAATGGTCTTGACCTTATTGAGCAGGGCTATTAGCTCTTTATCACTGTACTGCATTTCTTTTCCTTGTTTGGGAGAAGATCCTTTTACAGTAATCCAACTCCATTGCCTAGTTGTTATATCCAGGGAGTCATACCATGTTTGATGCAACAAATCATATTCCGGCTGCAGAGCTTGACCGTCGTCATCAAGCAGTTCGTTTACATCTGCAAACAGTCGCTCCTGATGCCGGAGGGATTCTCGTCTTTTCAAGGCTCAATATTTATTATCTGACTGGAACTTTCGGTCAGGGCGTTCTTTGGCTTCCCTTAACAGGTACCCCTGTTCTCCTGTTAAGGAAAGGTGTTGCAAGAGGGCGTTTAGAATCGAGCCTCAAACATATATTACCGTTCAAGTCCTATTCCCAGCTTTCTTCGCTTTGTGCCGACGCAGGAAGTCCATTCACCAAAAGTATGGCCGTTGTTATGGCAGGGTTAAACTGGCAACTGGGAAATATGCTCTCAGCCAAACTGAAAGAGCATACACTCATTCCAGGAGATCAGGCCGTGGCTCTGGCCAAGATGGTGAAATCAGAATTTGAACTTGAAATCCTTCGGCGTTGTGGAGCGTTGCATCATGAGTGTCTCTACAACATCCTGCCCGGATTGATCCATCCAGGGATGACTGAACGCGAAATATCCCATTTGGCGTGGCAGGTTTTCTTTTCTAAAGGACATATGGGGGTTTTACGGATGCAGGCTCACGGGGAGGAATGCTTCCTTGGGCATGTCTCTGCCGGTGACTCCGGGAATTATCCCAGCGCGTTCAATGGGCCTTTGGGGCTGCGAGGAGAGCACCCTGGCTCGGCTCTGATGGGAAGTGCTTACAAAGTTTGGGAAAAGGGGGAGCCGCTCATGTTGGATATTGGTTTTCAGCTTGAAGGCTACCATACAGATAAAACTCAAGCGTACTTTGCTGGTCCTCAAGATTCAATTCCTAGTGAGATTGGTAAGGCTCATGAATTTTGTATCGAAATGCAGAATTGGGTTTGCACACATGCCAAGCCCGGGGTTACACCGAGTGAGCTTTATGCTTATTGCATTGATCAGGCGGATAAGAGAGGTTTCGGTGAAGGGTTCATGGGGCTGGATGAGAACAAGGTCCCATTTATCGGACATGGGATAGGATTGACCATTGATGAATTCCCACCAATAGCCAAAGGGTTTGATATGCCGCTTCAGAAAGGCATGGTGATTGCTATTGAGCCCAAGCAAGGAATTCAGGGAGTTGCCATGGTGGGGGTTGAAAATACTTTTGAAATTACTTCAGATGGTGCTCGGAGTATTTCAGGGGATTCTTATGAAATGGTGCCGGTCTTTTAGAGACACTCCCTTAGTGGTTATTCGCTGTTTCTTTCATCATGGAATAGAGGAAGAGGGGAGAGGTCTGGTTCGATTGTGTGGATCTAAAAAATAAAGTTTTTTGTCGAAGAGGATTTTTTATTACGAGCCACTGAAAGAGGGGCGTACGGTTTAACCGTGCGCCCCTTTTATCTATTGGTAAGCCGCCTCGAAGATCGCGATGACATCCTCTTGAGACATTGTGACTGGCGTTATATCGAAAAGAGCTCCCATGGTTGTCAAAGCATTTTCTGCCAGCATAGGGATTTCTTCTCGGGTGACACCATAATCGGACAACTTCTCGTCCCCAAGTCCGATTTCTTCAATCAATTTGTCCAGTGCATCTAAGAATGCCACACCAGGTATATCCTCTTCCAGGTTTTCCTGGAGAGTGTCACCCATGGCCAATGCAAGGTCTCCAAGTCGTTCTTCTCCACGAGATGCGAGAAAGCCAAAGTAGGCCTTGGATATCAGTACGAGACCGGCTCCGTGGGGGAGATCGGGGTGGAAAGCCGAGAGGGCATGTTCCAGAGAGTGTTGGGAAATGCAGGACGAGTAGGATTCACATAACCCGGCAGCTGAACTTGCCCAAGCCATGACGGTACGCGCCTCAAGATTCTCTCCGTTTGCGACCGCTTCCGGAAGGGTGTGGGCAATAAGGTGAACAGCTTCCAAGGCAAGCATGTCACTTGCGGGTTGACGGCATGTCGCAAGGTATGCCTCCACTGCGTGGAAGAAAGCGTCCATTCCTGTGTAAGCCGTTTGCCGCGGAGGGACAGAAATCATGAGCGCTGGATCGACGATGGATAATGTTGGGAAAGTTGAGTCGTTGCCCCAGCCGATTTTTTCAGCTGAACCTGATTTTGTTATCACTGTCCACGGATCGGCCTCCGTACCAGTTCCGGCTGTCGTCGGGATGGCTACAATAGGTAATGCATTGCTTTGGGGTTCTTCACCGCCTCCTGTGCCGGACTGCATGTAGTCCCAATATTTTCCCGTATTGGTCGCCATGAGAGCAATAGCCTTGGCTGAGTCGATCGTAGACCCTCCGCCGAGACCAATGATGAAATCAATGTCATTTTCACGGCAAATGGCAGCGGCCTCATCAATCATATCAGATTCGGGGTTTGGCATGATTTTATCAAAAACAATGCTTTGTACGTCCTGCTTTGATAAAAGGCTTTGAACACGGGCAAGGTATCCAAGTTTAATCATGATACCGGATTCTCCAACCACGATCATTGCTTTTTTGCCTCGTGGAAGATGTGGACTGTCGCCCAACTGGTTCAGGGTTTCCGGTCCGAAAATGACTCTGGTGGGCATGAAATATTGAAAATTAAGCATTGTTTCTCCTTATGTTGAGCGCTACTTTTCCCACGATTCCAATATGTTTTCAAGTTGAGATTGAGTGAAAAGATCTCTCAGAACCAATGGATTTTGACTCTTTGAGCCAGTAGGGAAAAGAGCCGCAGTCGGAATGGACATGGAGCCGAGGGCTTTAAGAAGCCCCTCATTCTCCAGGTTTTGGTCCGTCATATCCACTTTTACAAAGACCACGTTGTACTTTTTCTTCCAACGAGTGATATTTTCAGGAGTGAGGACTGTCCCTTCAAGCACCTTGCAGGTAGGGCACCAATCTGCCGTGAAATCCAGGAAAAGCTTTTTCTTGCCTAATAGAGTTTGGAATTGGGGTGTAGTGAATGTTTCCCATATCTCGTCATCGACTTTTGAGGGGGTTGTCCACTGAATTATTCCAATAACGAGAACTGCGCATATGATGCGTATCCCCCATTTCCAAAGAGTCCGGCTTGGTCTCGTGCGAACCCATAGCCATCCGCTAAGAACCAACGCCCATAGTGGTCCAAGGATGCGAAGCGAGTTGCCTCCAAGCGCTATTGCGAGCAAATAACAGGCTGTTCCGACAAGAAAAAAAGCGATTCCCTTTTCAACAAACTCTATCCATGGCCCTGACTTTGGTAAAAAACGGGAAAGCTTAGGATTAATGACCATGAGCATGTATGGAGAAGCCATGCCAATGCCAATGAAGACAAAGACAGTCATAAGGATGATTGGGCCTTGTACAAGCGCCCAGCTCAAGACTCCGCCTAAAAAGGGGCCACTACACGGTGTCGCAAGAAGTGTTGTGAGGTTTCCGGTAAAAAAGGCCTGAACTTTGGGATTTTTGCTTTTTGAGCCGAATTTAAGATCAATGACAGGAAGATGGAACAGTCCAAAAAGGCTGAGCGAAAGGGCAAAAATTATCCCTGCCACGCCGAGAACGAGCCATTGGTGTTGAAAGAGCGCACCCCATGCCTGGCCTGTTGCTCCAAGTACTATGGCTAGAAAGATAAAAAAAGTCAGAACCCCAAGCGCGAAGAAAATATTATGCTCTCGAAATGCTGCGATGCGGGATTCCTCATTTCCCAGTGAGCTTGAGTTGAGGAGTGCAGAGAGTTTGAGACTTACCACGGGCAGGACGCAGGGCATAATGTTAAGTATTAAGCCTGCTAAGAGCCCCATAAGTATGGCAGAGAAGATTCCTGTGACCTCAAGTCCGGGTTGGAGATAAAGAGGAGAGAAATTCCATTGAGTGACCTCGTTGTTTTCCTGTACCTTTTCTTGTGGAGAAAGAGGGGATTCCTGCTGTTTTATTGTATTCGAGAGTTTCTGATATTGGGGCCACCAATTTTGTACTTCAGCTTGGGGTAATGTGTCGATGTCGAGAGATTCTCCGAATTGTATGTCGCGTCGAATTGGAACACATCTGGTCGGGTGGCATAGCAGAAGGTCCAAGCGGAGTTGGAAGGGGAACTGGCTTTTCGGTGGAGCCGTGGCAAAAAGCAACGTGCCATTTTTATATTTATAGACAGTAACCGATGGGTCAAAAGCATCTGAACTTTGTATCCCTTCAGGGTAGAAGGGGATGAGAGTTTTTCCATGGAGTGTCTGCCCTGAAAATTTTGTGGGTTTGCCCATGCCGCCAGGGGTATCCGCATAGGTATACCATTCGTGCTCCATTTGAATTTTCACAGTCAGTATTGTTGCTCCTGATTCTGTCCTGAATGCTTGGATCGGGAGCGTCAAAGGAGCCTTGGAAGACGGTAATTGGGCCATGGCCGGGCTGCATGTCATGCATATCAGGATGGCTATAAACCGTTTGGTAAATTGATTGGTTAGGTTCATTTGAGCCCTATGTAAAAAAAGTGAAAATTTGTTGTTGACAAATCTGACTGTGGCTAATAGTAATTCTCTCCGTCGTGCAGCACTGCACGGCACCGAGTGGGTCACTAGCTCAATTGGCAGAGCAGCGGACTCTTAATCCGGAGGTTCAAGGTTCGATTCCTTGGTGACCCACCACTCTGAAATTCATTAATCCCAACAACGCTTGTTTGTTGGGATTTTTCTTTGTCTAATTGCAAGATTGGCGTGATCGTCATGGCTTTGGTTTATCTCTTGATTCTACAAGGTTAATACTCTTGAAGGAGAAAGGGATTCTCTTTTATTCATCCACCGAGCGTATCTTTTGTATCTATCATCTACACATCTTTGATACAACGTCAATGAGAGCTGTGGGATATCAAAGAATGGCACACGTGCAGTGGGTGTATGAACTGCTTCGGTGTCTTTCTCAAACGATGGTAACGTGTTCGAAGGAAGTTGTTTTTGAGTGAGGCGTGTTGTGAACGTATTTGTTATTGAAAAAGCTCAAAGACAACCTCGTTTGCAAAAGGTTGATTTGAGCTTTCATTGGAAATAGCGAAGCGGTGTTCGGTTTTTTGAAATGGTTGTCTAGCCTCCAAACCAACCTGGCGCGACAACTTCCAGAGCTTTCGTGTAATGAACTCGAAGGTCTTCCAGTTTACCTCCAATTACCTTTTCTTGTTCACCCATATTTGTCGGGCAAATTTGCTGCATCTCGTTGGCAATAACTTCCAGTTCTTTTACCGTTGATTTTATCAGGATCACAGTATCAGCAATATCATCCCCTTGGTCAGCTGCAAGGATGTCATACAGACGGGCCTTCCAGGTATTCAACTCCATTTCGAGGCCTTTGCAGTAATGAGCAACGGCTTCCTGTTTTCCAGCTTCAGTCGGGCAGCCGTCAATTCCCATGCAACTGGGGCAGGGACCAGGGTAGTCCATATTGGGCATAGTAAGTCTCCTTTCTCGGTGGGTTGAAGATTTATCCAAGCATATATCAGTGAGAAGAAATGGGAAAGCTTGAGATTTCTATAATAACTCACTTGGGGAATTTTATAATGAATGAAGTAAAATTTGCCCATTGATAGGATGTCATCGAAAGTCTTTTCGACACTTTTTAAGTTGTTTGGGTCCGAGAAGGAGGCTCGATATTCCACAAAAACAGTCATTCGTATTTCCCGGAATAGAGCACTTCATGTTCCCACCCTATCGGCACTGTCTGTTATGAATATTTACGATTGGAGAAGGGGGTGGAGCATGAGAAAACCCCATCCTCATGGAGAATGGGGTTTCTGTGTTATTGGGGAGGAGGCTTCGATCAAGCCTATTTTATCTTTTTTTCGTACTCGTCCTTGAGAGAATTCATGAGTTCTTTCACTGAAACAATTTTATCGACAAGGTAAGCATTGGCTCCAGCAAATGCGAAACCATGCTTGAGTCTACCTCGGTACGCGTTAACCAAGGCCTGGGCTATGCAGTAGGGGGATTTTTCCTCCGCGCAACTGTGGAGGCATTTATGAACGCATCTTTTCGGTTTTTTCAATCCAGTAGCGACAGCATCCAGAAATGCATTTTTTAAGGCTCTTCCAGGCAACCCTACAGGGCTTTTGATGATAGTGACATCATCTTTTTGTGCCTGAACATATGCCCGTTTGAATTTTTCGTCAGCATCGCATTCATAGGTTGCGACAAAGCGGGTTCCCATCTGGACGCCAGCAGCTCCCAGTTCGAGATACTTGGCTATATCTTCACCAGTGTATACTCCTCCTGCGGCTATCACTGGTATTCCTTTATTGTGCTGTTCGCGAAATGGTGTCACTGCCTGAATAACTTCAGACATGATGTTTTCAAGCTGGTATTCAGGCTGTTCGAGTTGCTCTGCCTTGAAGCCCAGATGTCCACCAGCTTTCGGTCCTTCGACAACGAAACCGTCAGGCAGGTAATCAAATTTATTTAACCACTTTCGGCATAAGATAGAAGCCGCACGGCCAGAGGAAACAATGGGAACGAGTTTTGTCTTCATCTCGGTTTTGACATCCTCTGAGACTTCCCGAAGATAGCCGGGAAGATCAAGGGGGAGGCCTGCACCAGAGATAATGATATCAACCCCTTCACGCAGAGAAGTGCGTACCATATCTCCATAGTTGGTCAGGGCGCACATTATGTTAACGCCCAAAAGACCATCAGTCATTTTTGCACGTGCTTTTCTTATTTCTTCAATGAGCCCTCGATGGTCGGCTCCTTCAGGATCTTTGGCGCGTTTTGGATCGCGCATACCTATCATGGATGTTGCTATAACACCAATTCCGCCCTCATTAGCAACAGCGCTCGCGAGACCGGAGAGTGAAATTCCAACTCCCATGCCGCCTTGAATTATGGGCAACTTGGCAGTTAAATCACCAAATGACAAAGTAGGAAGTTTCATGAATATACCTCATCTATAGTATTGAGTATTTCGTATGTGCGCTCAAAATATGGTCAAGTCAAGATAAACAGTCGTTTGAATTGAATTTTATATATGGTTGATATAATTATTGACAATCAACTCAGCGAAATACATGGAGCTTGTAAAGGCTGGGGAAATGGAGTTGAGAATATGGATTGTATTTTCGTGCTTTTCAACGACAAAGTCCATGACAAGTTGACTGGTGCTGACATCAACCAGTTGTGGACGGATACCAACCTTGGAACAGCGAACGAGGTCGTCAGGAGTCAGGTGCTTGACAAGCTTTGCCGCGTCAGAAAAAAAATGTTTGAAAATATATTTCTTAGGCTCTTCTTGTGCAATTCCCCGAAACTTTGGGTTACGTATGAGCAGGTGGATATCTCTGTATAGAATTGAGAGGCTTTCAAAATCAATTCCTTTGAAGAGTCCGTAGTTTTCGCGGCCAAATGCGGGAATGGCTGTCGGTCCAAGATAAACATTGCCATGTGGACTTCTTGTAAAATGAATCCCAAGAAATGGATTTTTGATGTTGGGGACAGGGTATATTGAGCCTCGTATCTTTTGTGCTGCCGACTTTGTGAGTTGATGATAGATTCCCTTGAACGGCAAAAGACGAAATTTTTTTGCAAGACCGAATGATTGAGCCACTTTATCGCTCAATGCTCCAGCTGCATTGATGAAGATTGTATAGGCAATATCTCCTTGATCCGTTTCGATTTGGTCGTTGCCTGGTTTTTTTTTGATAAATTGTGTTTCCCTAAAAAAACGAACTTTACCGGATGATTCCAATTCCAACTTCAGTTGAGCAATAATTGCTTTGGGATCAACGACTGCGGTCATGGGAGAAAAGAGTGCCCGTTCAAAAGTCTTGGCGTTCGGCTCTCTTTCTGCGAGCT comes from the Pseudodesulfovibrio piezophilus C1TLV30 genome and includes:
- the lhgO gene encoding L-2-hydroxyglutarate oxidase, whose translation is MFSGEIVICGGGIIGLTLARELLKIGADDIIIFDKEKELGCHASGRNSGVLHAGIYYDPGTLKANMCLTGNQRMQAYCEEYGLPILKSGKVIVARNEEELTTLDELQRRAEANGATVEMLDEKQLAEREPNAKTFERALFSPMTAVVDPKAIIAQLKLELESSGKVRFFRETQFIKKKPGNDQIETDQGDIAYTIFINAAGALSDKVAQSFGLAKKFRLLPFKGIYHQLTKSAAQKIRGSIYPVPNIKNPFLGIHFTRSPHGNVYLGPTAIPAFGRENYGLFKGIDFESLSILYRDIHLLIRNPKFRGIAQEEPKKYIFKHFFSDAAKLVKHLTPDDLVRCSKVGIRPQLVDVSTSQLVMDFVVEKHENTIHILNSISPAFTSSMYFAELIVNNYINHI